One window of Myripristis murdjan chromosome 8, fMyrMur1.1, whole genome shotgun sequence genomic DNA carries:
- the nptx2a gene encoding neuronal pentraxin-2a: MLASVVGLLYLVSARTVRTQDATGSRFVCNAIPPGAEPGCGYGPTGNRVQSSSPVEDELRNTIIQLRETILQQKETIVSQQGTIKELNSKLARCEAAADESSQGKSRGQGSRRKEYGKNTMGDLPRDPSETIDQLGKTMQSLKGRLENLEQQQLRLPSTNVSTGGVSALSPLPAELRELLRQRLGALESQLLRKVAELEEEKSQLYNETAAHRQRTESTLNSLLERITELERSNNAFKSPEDFKVSLSLRTNYLYGRIKKSLPEMYAFTVCMWLKSSASPGIGTPFSYGVPGQANEIVLIEWGNNPIELLVNDKVAQLPLSVSDGRWHHICITWTTRDGFWEAYQDGERLGTGDNLAPWHPIKPGGVIILGQEQDIVGGRFDATQAFVGELSQFNMWDRVLRPVDIMGMANCSAYMPGNVIPWIDANVEVLGGATKAALEICEDRAFDS, translated from the exons ATGCTTGCTTCAGTAGTTGGACTTTTATACTTGGTCAGTGCACGCACTGTGCGTACACAGGATGCTACAGGTAGCCGCTTCGTTTGCAACGCCATTCCCCCGGGCGCAGAGCCGGGTTGCGGGTATGGTCCTACGGGGAACCGTGTCCAAAGCAGCAGTCCAGTAGAAGACGAGCTGCGGAACACGATCATCCAGCTCCGAGAGACCATTCTGCAGCAGAAGGAGACCATCGTGAGCCAGCAGGGGACCATCAAGGAGCTCAACTCCAAGCTGGCGCGCTGCGAGGCGGCCGCTGACGAGTCATCGCAGGGCAAGTCCCGGGGTCAGGGCTCCAGACGGAAGGAGTATGGCAAAAACACCATGGGTGACCTGCCCCGGGACCCCAGCGAGACCATAGACCAACTGGGCAAAACCATGCAGAGTCTCAAGGGTCGGCTGGAGAACTTGGAG cagcagcagttgcgTCTCCCAAGTACCAATGTTTCTACGGGGGGCGTCTCGGCCCTGTCTCCGCTGCCGGCAGAGCTGCGCGAGCTGCTGCGGCAGCGTCTGGGGGCGCTAGAGAGCCAGCTCCTGCGGAAGGTGGccgagctggaggaggagaagagtcAGCTCTACAATGAGACAGCGGCCCACCGCCAGCGCACTGAGAGCACGCTTAATTCCCTCCTGGAGAGGATCACCGAGCTAGAGAGAA GTAATAACGCGTTCAAGTCACCTGAGGATTTCAAGGTGTCACTCTCATTGCGCACCAACTACCTGTATGGACGCATCAAGAAGAGCCTGCCAGAGATGTATGCCTTCACAGTGTGCATGTGGCTAAAGTCCAGCGCTAGTCCCGGCATAGGAACCCCATTCTCCTATGGCGTCCCGGGCCAGGCGAATGAGATAGTACTCATCGAATGGGGGAACAACCCCATTGAACTGCTTGTTAATGATAAG GTGGCccagctgcctctctctgtgagtgACGGGCGCTGGCATCATATCTGCATCACCTGGACGACTAGAGACGGTTTCTGGGAGGCTTACCAGGATGGAGAGCGTCTGGGCACGGGGGACAACCTGGCCCCTTGGCACCCAATTAAACCTGGAGGGGTGATTATCCTGGGACAGGAGCAG GACATAGTAGGAGGCCGTTTTGATGCCACCCAGGCCTTTGTGGGTGAGCTGAGCCAGTTCAACATGTGGGACCGGGTACTGCGGCCTGTAGACATCATGGGCATGGCCAACTGCTCTGCCTACATGCCCGGCAATGTGATCCCTTGGATTGATGCCAATGTGGAAGTGTTGGGTGGTGCGACGAAAGCTGCTCTGGAAATCTGTGAAGATCGTGCTTTTGACTCCTAA